The genomic segment CTTGAGGAGGATGAACATGTCGGAGTCCGAACAGCTGCGTACCCACCTGGCCAACGCCTTCAACCAGCTCCCGCCCGAGGACGTGGAGGATCTCGCCTCCAAGATCGAGACCGTGCGCGAGAACTACAAGTTCCGCTACGGCAAGCTCATGGACTACGCCCAGTTCTTCGCGGGCGTCTCCATCAACGTGGAGCTGGAGAACCACAGCTCCTTCCCCCGCGCCGTGGAGCTGGAAGACCTGGCCAGCGGCAAGAGCCTCGGGCGCGTCTTCTTCAACCCCTGGCAGCGCAAGACCGTGCCCCTCACCACCCTCTGCGGCGGCTTCGCGCGCCTGCGCTACAAGACCCCCAAGATGACCCAGTTCGTGGATTCTCCCTTCCTCCAGGAAGGCGAGGTCTACCGCTTCACCCACGCCCGCGCCTCCATCGCCGGGCCTGCCGCCTAGAACGCGAAACGGCCGCCCGGGTTTCCTCCCGCCCGGGCGGCCGCCTGCGTCTCGCACGCGGGAACCTTTCCCGCTGCCGGGCTCGGGACCGGACGCCACGGCTTGCGCAAGCACGCGCCCGGCCCTCACTCGGAATCGGAGCGGGCCGCTAGGCCGCGGCGCGCAGCACCTCCCTGGCCCAGGCCATGGCGTCCGCCTGGTCCGGCTCGCCGTCCAGCTTGAGCCCCGGGGCCACCACGGTCGCGCCCAGCTGGGCCGCGCGCTCCTCGATGGCGTCCACGGCCCCGCAGAACCATTTGTAGCTCGAATCGCCGCACCCGAACACCGCCACCTTGCGCCCGGACAACCCGGCCTCTTCCAGGCGCTCGTAGAGCTCCTGGAAGTCCTCCTGGAGTTCCAGGTCCTCGTCGCCCCAGGTGGAGCAGCCAAGCAGCACCAGGTCGAACCCCTCGGCCAGCCCTTCGGGGTTCACGGAGGCCGCGTCGCGCAGCTCCACGCTCGCCCCTTCGTCCCGCAGGGTCCTGGCCACGTGGTCCGCCACGGACTCGGTGTTGCCCGTGGTGGAACCGTAGACGATCAGTGCCTTCGCCATGCGCGTCTCCTTGCGTGTCGTTTTGGGGCCGCCGGAGCGGCCCGGATGGAGAGGGAATAATTGAGAGTGATTTTCATTGTCAAAACATCCCGGGTCGCCGCCCACAAGACCAGCAGTCGCCTGCGTGGCCGGGCTTGGCCGGCTTGGCCGGGCTTGACGGGGCGTGACCTACTTGAACGGCCGCATGCTCCGGGTTTCCACGGCTGTCAACAAGCCCGGGCGCTCCCTGAGCAGGAGGGAACGCCGTGGGTCCGGCCAATCCCAGGCGGCTCACCAGCGGGCGCACCCTGAGCACCAGGGAACGCTCCCCCCCGCGAGCGGACGCTTCCCACGCCGCGCCACTTGCCGCGCCCCTCGCTCCACGGTATGGATGGCATCAACCAAGGAGCCCCCATGCCCGACCCCAAGCCTGCCTATGCCATCGCGGACAAGCTCGTCGTCGCCCAGGGCAAGGATGTGCGCGCCACGCTCATGACTTTCGAGTTCGGCCAGGAGATACCCTGGCACAGCCACACGCACGTCACGGACTCGTCCTTCTGCCTGGAGGGCGCGGTGGAGATCGCCTTTCGCGGGCCGGACGAAACCCGCGTGCTCGGGTGCGGCGAGTGGCTCCAGGCCACCGTGGGCCGCGCCCACCGCGTGCGCTGCCTGGGCCCGGGCCCCTGCCGCGTGCTCCTGGTGCAGGGCGTGGGAGAATACGACTTCGTTCCCCAGCCCCAGACGCCTTGACACCCGCGCGTCCATGACAATGATTTCATGAGATTGTCAGCCCCGAGGCGTTGCTTTCGGGAGCGCGCGCGAATACAATTACAGATTGGAAAGCTTTTCCACCGCGAGGAGACCCCATGTTCTGGAACAGCGGCAAGAAAGACCCCCAAACCTATCCCGGCTATCCCCAGCTGCCCCCGCCCCTGCGCGTGGGGGCCATCGTCTCCCTGGAACAGGGCGAGATCCTGCGTTACGACGGCTTGGGCCTCACCCTGCCCCTGCCCCAGGGCGACATGGTGGTGGAGGCCGTCTCGGGCATGGAGCTTTTCGGGCTCCGGGTGAGCCGCGCCTACGTCAAGACCGGCGGTCGCCAGGCCCTCTTCCAGTTCCAGCAGGACAAGGCGGGAACGCTCCTGGACGTGAACTGTTTCCAGGTGTTCGAGGAGATCTTCCCCGGCTCCGAGGCCGACTGGGGCCTCTGGCTGGGCGAGGGCGGGCTGATCGGCGGGGCAGACCTCAACGCCCCCAACGGGCGCTCCTACTCCCGCGACTGGGGCCAGGGCGCCTACGCGGCCCCCGTGGAGGCCGTTGAGCGCATCTTCACCGACCCGGCCCAGGCGCCCATCGAAGTCCCCCACAAGATGATGCTCTACAGCCGCGAGCTTTCGCCCGACGCCCAGGAGTACATGCTCCTCTCCGTGGACGAGGAGCCCGGACAGGTGCTCGTGCGTTGTCTGTCCGGGGTGGTCATGTCGCCCCAGGCCCTGAAGATTTTCTAAAGGCGCTCCGCGCGCCCCCCCCTTGTTCCCGTAGGGGATCAAGACACTTCAAGAAACGTTGCAAGAGGTGCTCCCCATGCGACCGCACGCGATCCTGGCCCTCGTGGTGGCTTTGACCCTCGTCTTCGGCCCCGTCGGCGCGGCCCTGGCCAAGAAAAGCGGCTCCTTCTCCAGCGGCGGCAGCCGCTCCGGCTCTTCGGGGTGGTCCAGCTCCAGCAGGCCCTCCACGCCGCCGCCCTCGTCGCCGTCCCCGGCCCCCTCGGGGTCTTCCGGCTGGAGCAGCACCAGCAAGCCCGCGCCCGCGCAGCAGTCCGCCACCCCGGCCCCCTCGGCCGCACCGCCCGCCGCCGCTGCCCCGGCGCCGTCCCAGACTCCCGGCGGCTGGTCCAACACCGCCGGGACCCAGGCCTCCGGGGCGGGCAAGCAGGCCGGAGGCTCGGCCTTCTCCAACGCCGGGTCCGACGCCGTGAAGCGCCAGGCCGCCGCCACCTCCTACCAGGGCTACCAGGGCCTCTACACCAAGCCCGGCAACCCCGTGTCCCCGGGTCAGGTTACCACCAACAAGCCCATCCTGAGCCAGAACCGCTCGTTCGGCTCCTACCAGGACTACAACCGCTACCGCGACAACTACTATTCCGGGCGCGGCTGGTCCGCCCCCGGGTACGCCTTCAACAGCTTCTCCGGCTTCGGCATGTGGGACGCCATGTTCATGTGGTTCATGCTCTCCAACCTCACTTCCGGGGCGGGCTTCTTCCACAACCACCAGGCCGACCCCGGCGTGCAGGCCTTCAAGCAGGAGGCCGCCAAGCTCGCGGAATCCAATGCGGATTTGAAGAAACAGCTGGACGAGATGAACGCCAAGCTCGACCAGATGAAAAAGGACGGCACGCCCGTGGACCCCACGGCCATGCCCAAGGACGTGGACCCCAACGTGGCCCTGGCCCAGCCCAAGATCGAGGAACCCAAGAACGCGGCGGGCTCGCTCTTCTGGCCCATCGTCACGCTGGTGCTGGCGGGCGGCGCGGCCTGGATGCTCTTCGGAAGGCGTCGCGCCGCCACGTGAGGCCCGCGGCGCCGCCCCGACACGGCTGCACCCGTATCATGACGCACATGCTCATGCTGTTCAAACGAGCGATTCGAGGAGAACGCACATGCTCAATTTCCTGAAGCACTTTTTCGTCAACAAGGCCCAGGACGCCCAGTCCGGCTTCGTGAAGATGCTCGTGGAGTTCGACCCCGAGACGGCCTCCGAGGCCGAGATCGGCGAGCTCGACGACGCCCTCACCAAACTCACCCGCCAGATGGTGGACGCCAAGAAGGCCTGGGAACGCGAGGACCAGGAGGCCCGGGAGATCCAGAAGAACTACGACCTGCGCCTGGCCGCCGCCGAACGTCTCCAGGCCCGCGCCGAGGCCGCGCCCGAGGGCGAAAAGGCACAGGTGGAGGCCAGCCTCGCCGGTCTCCTGGCCGAGCTGGAGAAGATGGTCCCCGAGATCGACCGGGAACAGCGCGAGGCCCAGGAGGCCAAGGCCTTCTACGACGAACTGGCCGAGGCCGTGAAATCCGCTTCCGAGCGCCTGAAGACCGCCCGCGAGCGCCTCAACGACGCCAAGCGTCGCATGGAGGCCGCCAAGGTGCGCATGGACCGCGCCCAGGAGCAGGAGGAGCG from the Fundidesulfovibrio magnetotacticus genome contains:
- a CDS encoding flavodoxin yields the protein MAKALIVYGSTTGNTESVADHVARTLRDEGASVELRDAASVNPEGLAEGFDLVLLGCSTWGDEDLELQEDFQELYERLEEAGLSGRKVAVFGCGDSSYKWFCGAVDAIEERAAQLGATVVAPGLKLDGEPDQADAMAWAREVLRAAA
- a CDS encoding cupin domain-containing protein; its protein translation is MPDPKPAYAIADKLVVAQGKDVRATLMTFEFGQEIPWHSHTHVTDSSFCLEGAVEIAFRGPDETRVLGCGEWLQATVGRAHRVRCLGPGPCRVLLVQGVGEYDFVPQPQTP
- a CDS encoding DUF2491 family protein is translated as MFWNSGKKDPQTYPGYPQLPPPLRVGAIVSLEQGEILRYDGLGLTLPLPQGDMVVEAVSGMELFGLRVSRAYVKTGGRQALFQFQQDKAGTLLDVNCFQVFEEIFPGSEADWGLWLGEGGLIGGADLNAPNGRSYSRDWGQGAYAAPVEAVERIFTDPAQAPIEVPHKMMLYSRELSPDAQEYMLLSVDEEPGQVLVRCLSGVVMSPQALKIF